The genomic segment GCTGATGCCGCGCTATCCGGTGTATCTCGATCTGCTGCCCGATGCCGCGCAGCAGGCGGTCGGCGTCACGCACAAGGACACCGCGCCCGCGCGCAAGATGCTCGAAGCGGAAGGGCTGCGCTACGAAAATCACGTCGATATCTTCGATGCCGGTCCAGTGCTCGAATGCCATGTCGCGGATCTGCGCACGGTGCGCGAGAGCGTGCTGGCGCGCGTGAAGATCGCGGAACAGCGCGCGCCCGGCGAAGCGAAAAGCCTCGTCTCGAACACGCTGCTCGAAGACTTCCGCTGCGGCGCGACGGTCGGCGCGGTCGAGAACGGCATGTTCCTGCTGACGGCGGATGAAGCCGCCGCATTGCGCGTGAAGGAAGGCGACGACGTGCGCGTGCTGACCTCCTGGCCGCGCGCCAAATAAACAGTTGAGACACGACATGGAAATTTCGAACCAGTTGTATATCGGCGGTGACTGGCAGGCAGGCTCGGGCGCGGCGTTCGCATCGCGCAATCCGGGCACCGATGAAACCGTGTGGCAAGGCAACAGCGCATCGGCGCAGGACGTGGACCGCGCGGTGTCGTCGGCGCGGCGCGCGTTCGCGTCGTGGTCGGCGCTTGCGTTCGATGAGCGGGTTGCCATCGCGAAGCGCTTCGCCGCGCTGCTCAACGAGAACAAGGAAGCGCTCGCGAGCGCGATCGGCCGCGAAACCGGCAAGCCGCTGTGGGAAGCGCGCACCGAAGTGGCGTCGATGGCCGCGAAGGTCGATATCTCCGTGCAGGCGTATCACGAGCGCACCGGCGAGAAACGCGCGCCGATGGCCGATGGCGTCGCGGTGCTGCGGCATCGTCCGCATGGCGTCGTGGCCGTGTTCGGGCCGTACAACTTCCCGGGGCATCTGCCGAACGGGCATATCGTGCCGGCGCTGATCGCGGGCAACACGGTCGTGTTCAAGCCATCGGAACTCGCGCCGGGCGTCGCGGCGGCGACGCTCGCGCTGTGGATTCAGGCCGGCTTGCCCGCAGGCGTGCTCAATCTCGTGCAGGGCGAAAAGGACACGGGCGTCGCGCTCGCGAATCATCGGCAGATCGACGGGCTGTTCTTCACCGGCAGTTCGGACACGGGCACGCTGCTGCACAAACAGTTCGGCGGGCGTCCGGAGATCGTGCTCGCGCTGGAGATGGGCGGCAACAATCCGCTCGTCGTCGCGCCGGTCGACGATATCGACGCCGCCGTGCATCACACGATCCAGTCGGCGTTTCTGTCGGCGGGACAGCGCTGCACGTGCGCGCGCCGGCTGCTGGTTCCCGACGATGCCTTCGGCGAGCGCTTCATGCGGCGCTTCGCCGAGGTGAGCGCGAACATCCGCGTCGGCAGATTCGACGACGAACCGCAGCCGTACATGGGCGCCGTGATTTCCGCGCGCGCGGCGGCGCGTCTCGTCGATGCGCAGGCGCGTCTCATCGAAGCGGGCGCCGCGCCCGTGCTCGAAATGAGGCAGCGCGCGGCGAACCTCGGCTTCGTCTCGCCGGCGATTCTCGATGTCACGCGCGCCCGCGACATCCCCGACGAAGAGCACTTCGGCCCGATGGTGCAGGTCACGCGCTACAAGACCTTCGATGAAGCCATCGAGCGCGCGAACGACAGCGCCTACGGCCTGTCCGCCGGTCTCCTCGCCGACGACGAAACCGCGTGGCGGCACTTCCAGCGCACCATTCGCGCGGGCATCGTCAACTGGAACCGGCCGACCAACGGCGCATCGTCGGCGGCGCCGTTCGGCGGCGTCGGGCGCTCGGGCAATCAGCGGCCGAGCGCGTACTACGCAGCGGACTACTGCTCGTACCCGATGGCGTCGGTGGAGAGCGAGCAATTGCAGATGCCCGCGAGCGTATCGCCGGGGCTCACGTTTTAAGACTCACGTTTTAAGCACCGGAATCGAACATGCAAGCATACGAGGCGAACTTCGACGGGCTGGTCGGCCCCACGCACAACTACGCGGGACTGTCGTTCGGCAATGTCGCGTCGCGCAGCAACGAGAAGTCGGTGGCGAATCCGAAGGCCGCCGCGAAGCAGGGCTTGCGCAAGATGAAGCGGCTCGCCGACCTCGGTTTTCAGCAAGGCGTGCTGCCGCCGCTCGAACGGCCGTCGATCCGGCTGTTGCGCGCTGTCGGCTTTTCCGGCGACGACGCCACCGTGATCGCGCGCGCCGCGCGTGAAGCGCCCGAATTGCTCGCGGCGGCGAGTTCCGCATCCGCGATGTGGACGGCGAACGCCGCGACCGTGAGTCCATCGGTGGATACGGAAGACGGCCGCGTGCATTTCACGCCGGCGAACCTCGCGGCCAAGCTGCATCGTGCGATCGAGCATGGCGAGACGCGCCGCTCGCTTGGCGCGATTTTCGCCGACGAAGCGCGCTTCCGTATTCATCACGCGCTGCCCGGCACGCCCGCGCTCGGCGATGAAGGCGCGGCGAACCATACGCGCTTCGCACGCGAGTACGGCGAGAAGGGCGTCGAGTTCTTCGTGTATGGCAAGAGCGAGTACGGCCAGGGTCCGCAGCCGCAGCGCTATCCGGCGCGCCAGACGCTCGAGGCGAGCCGAGCGGTCGCGCGCCTGCATGGTCTTGATGGCGAAGCCACCGTGTTCGCGCAACAGTCACCCGACGTGATCGATGCGGGCGTGTTCCACAACGACGTGATCGCGGTCGGCAATCGCACGACGCTGTTCTGCCACGAGCGCGCTTTCGTCGATCAGCACAGGGTCTACGACGAACTGCGCGCGAAGCTCGACGCGCAGGGCACGCCGTTCAGCGCGCTCGAAGTGCCGGCGAACGAAGTGAGCGTGGAGGACGCGGTTTCCTCGTATCTCTTCAACAGCCAGTTGCTGTCGAGCGCGGACGGGCGGCAACTGCTCGTCGTGCCGCAGGAATGTCGCGAGAACGCGCGCGTCGCGGCGTACCTCGATTCGCTTGGCGGCCGCGATACGCCCATCGACGAAGTGCTCGTCTTCGATCTGCGCGAGAGCATGAAGAACGGCGGCGGCCCGGCCTGTCTGCGCCTGCGCGTCGTGCTGAACGACGCCGAGCGCGCCGCCGTGAACGCGCGCGTGTGGATGAACGACGCACTCTTCACGCAACTCGATGCGTGGATCGACACGCACTATCGCGACCGTCTCGCGCCCGCCGATCTCGCGGACCCGAAGCTGCTCGCCGAGTCGCGCGCCGCGCTCGACGAACTGACGACCATTCTCGGGCTCGGTGCCGTCTATGACTTCCAGCGCTGATTCGTCATTGCTCGACGACTTTCTCGCGTTCACGCTGCAAGGCCGGCGGCCTGCGGCCAGCACCGGCACCGCACCTTCGGGCGTGCGCTGGACGTGGCAAGGCGAAGGCGTGCTGTTGCTCGAACCCGCGAACGCGCCGACGCTCAGCGTGCTCGTATCGGCGGGCATTCATGGCGATGAAACCGCGCCCATCGAAATGCTGTCGCTGCTCATCGCGGATATCGCCAGTGGAAAGGCGCCGCTTGCGGCGAGCATGCTCGTGATCGTCGGCAACATCGGCGCGATGCGCGCGGGCGATCGTTATACCGACGACGACCTCAATCGCCTGTTCAGCGGCCGTCATGCGAGCCTGCCCGAGAGCCGCGAGGCACGGCGCGCAGCCGAGCTGGAGGACGCCGCGCTGAAGTTCTTCGAGCGCGCCGCGCTTCCCAGATGGCATATCGACATGCACACAGCGATCCGCGCATCGGTGTTCGAGCAGTTCGCGCTGCTGCCGCACACGGGCGCGCCGCTCGCCCGCGCGATGTTCGACTGGCTGCGCGATGCGCGGCTGCAGGCCGTGCTGCTGCATCGCGAAAAGGGCAACACGTTCACGCATTTCACGGCGCAGCATGCGGGCGCGCTCGCGTGCACGCTGGAACTCGGCAAGGTGCGGCCGTTCGGCCAGAACGACCTGACGCGTTTTGCCGCATCGGATGCGGCATTGCGCCGTCTGATCGCGGGCGAAGCGGCGGCGCAGCGCGCGCCATTGCGCGTGTTCACCGTCGTCGCGCAGATCGACAAGCAGAGCGATCGCTTCGTGCTGAACGTCGCGAGCGATGTGCCGAACTTCACGCCATTCGCTGCGGGCACCGAGCTCGCGCGCGATGGCGACTATTGCTATCGGGTGTCGCACGATGAAGAGCGCATCGTGTTTCCGAACGCGAAGGTGAAGCCGGGCTTGCGCGCCGGCCTGATGGTCATCGACACCACCGACGCCACGCTCGACTCCCTCGATTGAACCGGCCTTACGCGCTCGCGCGCTACAATCGCGCCCCGGTGTTCCGGCGGCCGAGCCAGGCCGCATCATCACACCGGGTTCGAACTGCAATCGAAGGAGATGGAAGTTGAAGAAATCGCAATTGATCAGCCGCACGCTTGCTGTATTCGCGGTGTTGGGCGTGACCGTCGCCACGAGCGTAGCCACGTTCAACGCGCGAGCCGCCGATGACATGAAGACATTGCGCTTCGGCGTCGAAGCGTCGTATGCGCCGTTCGAGTCGAAGTCGCCGGGCGGCGAGCTGATGGGCTTCGATATCGACATCGGCAACGCGGTGTGCGCGAAGCTGAAGATGAAGTGCGTGTGGGTCGAGAATTCGTTCGACGGGCTAATTCCCGCGCTGCAGGCGCGCAAGTTCGACGGCATCAACTCGGACATGACGATTACCGAAAAGCGCAAGCTCGCAATCGATTTCACCGATCCGATCTACACGATTCCCAATCAGTTGGTCGCGAAGAAGGGCAGCAGCATTCAGCCGACCGTCGATGGTCTGAAGGGCAAGCGCGTCGGCGTGTTGCAGGGCTCGATTCAGGAGACGTACGCGAAGGCGAAGTGGGCGCCGGCGGGTATCGATGTGGCGTCGTATCAGGCGCAGGATCAGATTTACGCGGATCTGGCGGCGGGCCGTCTGGATGCGGCGTTCCAGGATGCCGAGGCGGCGTCGAAGGGCTTTCTGAAGCAGCCGCAGGGCGCGGGGTTTGCGTTCGCGGGTCCGGCGGTGACGGATGACAAACTGCTCGGCGCGGGTGTGGGGTTCGGTGTGCGCAAGAACGACAAGGCGTTGAAGGAAGCGCTCAATCGCGCGCTGAAGGAACTGAAGGACGATGGGAGCATTGATCGCTTCGCAGCGAAGTATTTCGATGTGAAGGTGGTGTTGAAGTAGCTTCGGTGGCGTTTAGGGTTGGGTGCGGTTGGGTTGGTTGCCGGATCCCGTTTTCGTGTTGGTTTATTAGCGTTGCCCCTGTGCGGGGCGGCAGTCACTTTCTTTGCTGCTGCAAAGAAAGTAACCAAAGAAAGCAGCTCGATACGCCCGCGGTCACACGCAATTTGGGTGTTCTTCTCGTTGTCCGTGGGCTCAGTAGCGAGTGCCCCCATGGGCCTAACCGGGCTTGGACCGCGCACGGTCTGACTAGCTAGTTCTTCTAGTGCGCTGGTTCAGCACGAGATAGCTTCGGCACAGCGCTACGCGCTGCCGTCGGGTATGCAAGGGAAACCAACGAGAAAAGAGAAACGCAGAAGCCCACGCAGACCCGATGGACCCATCGGCTGCGAAGCGGGCCGGAGCCATTTCGTGCTGAACCAGTTTGTTTTGTGGCGCGATGTGGCAGACCGTGCGCGGTCCACGCCCTGTTAGGCCTTTGAGGGCACTCGCTACTGCCGTGCCCAGACTGATCGCCTGTACCGCGGCCGGCGTGAAGTACTTTGGATGGGGAAAGCTGCTTTCTTTGGTTACTTTCTTTGCAGCAGCAAAGAAAGTGACTGCCGCCCCGCACAGGGGCAACGCTTATAAACCAACACGCTAACGGGATCCGGCGACAAACCCTCGCCTGGAAGAGGCCGAAGCCTCACTCAACTCGACGGCGCAATCACCACCGTACACGTCGTCCCCGCACTCAGCAGCACCCCCTCCGGCACCTGATCGATCTGCACCCGCACCGGCACGCGCTGCGCGAGCCGCACCCAGTTGAAAGTCGGGTTCACATCGGCGAGCAGTTCGCGGCTTTGCGGATTGTCGCGATCGTAAATACCGCGCGAAATGCTCTCCACATGCCCCTTCAACTCGCCGCCGCTCATCAGTCGAATCGAAGCCTTGTCGCCGATACGCACATGCGGCAGCTTCGTTTCCTCGAAATAGCCGTACACCCAGAACGAATGACTGTCGACGATCGCGAGCTTCGCCGCGCCCGTCGTCGCGTAGTCGCCGCGGAACACGTTCAGGTTCGTCACGTAGCCATCCACCGGCGAAAACACCTTCGTGCGTTCGAGATTGAGCTTCGCGGCGTCGAGCGCGGCCTGCGCCTGCTGCAACTGCGCCTCGGCGGTCGATGCGGTCTGCATCGCGTTCTCGCGCGCTTCCTTCGAGACGACCTGACTGTCCATATCGGCGCGACGCACGGCATCGGCGCGGCGCATGCGCAACTCGGCCGCGCGCGCCGCGACGTTCGCCTGCGCCTGTTCGACCGCGATCCGGTAGTGCGACGGATCGATCTCCATCAGCAGATCGCCTTTCTTGACGAACTGGTTGTCGCGAACCGGCAGTTGCACGACCGCGCCCGACACGTCCGGCGCGACGTTGACGACATCCGCGCGCACGCGGCCATCGCGCGTCCACGGCTCGTCCATGTAATGCACCCACAGCACGCGCCCGATGACGAGGGCAGCGCCGAAGATGGCAATCGTCAAAACCAGGCCGATGATTTTCCTGAGAATCATGTTGGAACTCTTTTTCAGCTTGTATGAAGGTGATGCGCTCATCGATACGCGATGAGCCCGAGCGTGCCGCAAATGCACACCAGCAGGCTCGCGCGAAAGAGCGCCGGGTGCCAGACCACGCGATAGATTCCCGTCAGCGAAAGCACGCGGTCGACGACCCACGTGATCATCGCGCCGGCGATGAAAAGCAGGAGAATCGTCGGCACATAGGCTTCGAGGATCGCGACGTTACGCGGCAGCATGGGGCGCTCCTTCTGACGGGTGTTGTTGCGTGGACGCCGAGGCTGCGAACTGCGCAAACGGCGATTCGTGATCGAGCAGCGCGGTACGGATGAAGTGCAGATGACTCGCGATGCGCTGCAGCCGATGTCTTTCCTCGCGCGGCGCATCGAACGTGGCGAGCACGGCTTGCGTATCGGCGATCGCGCGTTCGGTCGCGGCCAGGGCAGCGTCGAAGCGCGTTTGCTTCGGCCGGTCGAAGAGCCGCGCGACCGCATCGAGCGTCGCGTCGACCGAGCGGCGCCACGGCATCGACGCGTCCGGCAGCGCCGCGATCTCGCGCCGCAAATCGATCACCGCGTTGCCGAATTCGAGCACCGCGAAAAGCCATTGCAGCGCATCGCGTTGCGAACCGGGACGGCTGGCTGGAAGCGCGTTGATCTGCGCGAGCAGGTCGCGCGTGCGGCTTTCGAAGTGCGTCGTGAGCGTGGTCAGACGTCCGTGGCGCGCGCTTACCACTTCGCGCCGTAAGTCGCCGAGCAGCAGATGGCGCAGCCACGGCGCATCGGTCGGCAGCAGCACCGCGAAGGCGATCGCCGCGACGATCATCGACAGCACGAGTGCGAGCGCATCGTTCATGTAGCCGGTCGGATCGTAATGGACGAGATTGTCCGGACCCGCGAGAAAGCAGAAGAAGATGCAGTAGCCGATACCCACGCCCGCGAGCGCGCGCCGCGTGCTGAGATACGCGCCGAGCAGCAGCGCGGGCGCGAGCGCGGCGCACATCATCGCAAAGCCGTCGATATGCGGAAACACGCCGAACACGACGATCATGCCGACCACGCTCGCGAGCATCGTGCCGAGCGCCATTTGCGCGGACATCAGCGTCGGGCGCGGCGACGACGACGCGAGCGCGCACACGGCCGCCGCGTTGAGCACCATCGTGCCGCCGCTCGGCCACGCGGTCTCGATCCAGAACGCTGAGAGAATGAACATCACGACCGCGCCGCGCAAGCCCGAGATGGCCGCCGCGAACATGTTGGTCTTCGGCACGTAACGCGCGATCCAGCGCTCGCGTTCATGCGACGGCGAAGTCAGCGACGCGTACGTCTGCGCATACGCGAGCATGTCGTCGACGAAACGGTAGAGCAGTTCCGCCGCGGTATCGAACTCCAGTTGCGCGAAGTCCGGATTCGTTTCGAGTGCGGCACGCGCCGCGCGCACGCGCTTCGGCAAGGCGGCCTTGTAGTCGTGCAATTGCGCGGCGGCGTGCGCGGCGTCGGCGGCGTTGCGCACCGGCTCGCCCGATACGGAAAAGAGCGGCGGCACTTCGCGAAAAAACGGTTCGAGCGCCGCGATGGTCGTCGCCGATGCGTTCTCGCGCAGCCGGTTCATCAACTGATGCAGCGCGTGAAAGCGCGTCGACGCGCTCATGAATTCGCTGTTCAGACGCGCGAGGCGTCCGCCGCGCATGCGCGACTCCGGATTCTCGAACACGGCGACGCTGCGCGCGGCCTCGAAGCCGACGATATCCGACACGAACGCGAGATTGGTCCGCTCGATCTGCGCGCGCTCCATCTTGCCCGACAGCGCGCGGCACACATAATCGACGAACTGCGTGAAGCGGCGGCGCACCGTCGTCCTGATCTGTTCGCCCGCGTGCTGCGGAAAGATGAGCGCGCTCACCGCGCCGGAACACACGATGCCGAGCGTCACTTCGCCGACGCGCGTGAGCGCCGACAGATACGCGGCCTCCGGATGCTGCGCCGCCGGAATGCCGATCAGCGCGGCCGTGTAACCCGCGAGCACGAAGCCGTACGAGCGGAAGTTGCGGTTGCGCGCCGCGCCCGCCGTGCAGACGCCGACCCACAGCGCCGTCGCCGAAAGAAACAGCACCGGCTGCTGCGAAAACAGGCTGATGAAGACCATCATCACGACGAGGCCGACCATCGTCCCGCAGAAGCGATAGAAGCTCTTCGCGAGCACCATGCCGCTTTGCGGCTGCATCACGACGAACACGGTGGTCATCGCGGTGCGCGGCTGCTGCATGTCGAGGCGCATCGCGATCCACAGCGCCAGCAGCGCCGCGAGCACGGCCTTGAAAATGTAGATCCAGGCGAGGCCGTCGGTGCGCGCCCAGTCGAGCAAGGCCAGCTTGAGCGACGGACGTTCGATGAGTGTAGCGGGCGTCGACATGCTCAGTCCCGCGTCTTGCTGAACGGGCCGATGTGCTGCGACGGCGAGAGCGCGTTCTGTTCCGGGCCGTTGGCCGGATCGTCGATCCCGCCGCCGAGCGCCGACGTGAGCGTCGCATACGACGCGAGACGTTGCGCCCGCACGCGCGCCTGTCCGTCCTGCGCCTTCAGCAACTGCGTCTGCGCGATGAGCACGTTCAGGTAATCGGTCAGCCCGCGCTTGTAGCCCTGGTTCGCGAGGTCGTAGTTCTTGCGCGCGGCCGCGACCGAGCGGCCGGACGCTTCGAGCTGCGTATCGAGCGAATGCACGCGCACGACCTGATCGGCGATGTCCTTGAGCGCCGCGACGAGCGTCGCGTTGTAGTGATCGACGGCCTGATCGTATTGCGCCGATGCCGCGCCGAGTTGCGCGCGCAGGCGTCCGCCTTCGAAGATCGGCAGCGAGATCGCCGGGCCGAAGCTGTAGCCGGATGCGTCGCGCGTGAGGAAACTGAGCAGCGCGCCGCCCGCGAACGCCTGCGTGAGCGATGCCGCCAGATTGATGTTCGGATAGAAACCGGCTTTCGCCACATCGATGCCGCGCGCCTGCGCCGCGACCATCCAGCGCGCCGCGACGATATCGGGCCGATGACCGACCAGTTCGGCCGGCAGCGCGGAGGGCAGGGGCAGCGGCGTCGCGAGCGACAGCGCCGGGCGCGTGAGCGCCTCGCCCGCGCCCGGACCGTCGCCCGCGAGCGCGGCGAGCTGATGGCGCGCGAGCTGGATCTCTTCCTTGTAGACATCGACCTGACGCTCGTATTCAGGCAACGGCGTTTCGGCCTGGCTGACTTCGAGCTGCGTACCGAGGCCGCCGCGCAGACGCCGCCGCGCGAGGTCCGCGATGCGTTCCTGCTGCGCGAGCGTGTCCTCGGCGATATCGAGCAGCGCGAACGACTGCGAGAAACCGACGTACGCCCGCACGATGTTCGTCTCGAGTTCGAGCTGCGCGGCGCGCGCATCGGCGGCGCGCACGTGGGCGACATCGAGCGCGCGCTCGGCGGTGTTGTCGTCGCGATGCCAGAGGTCGAGGTTGTAGGACAGCGTGAGACCGGCGGTGTTGTCCCAGGTGGTCGTGTCGGCGTAGGGGCCGGGACCGTAGAAATCGTTATTGGGCCAGTTCTTGCGCGAGATGCTCATCGCGCCGTCGACGTGCGGCAGGAGTTCGGAACGGGCGACGCCCGCCTGTTGCTGCGCTTCGCGCACGCGCGCCGCCGCCATTGCCAGCGTTGGGCTGCCGTGGGTCGCGCGTGCGATCCAGGCGTCGAGCTGCGGGTCGCGATATTCGCGCCACCATTCCTGCGCGGGCCACTGGGCGTCTTCGTTGGCTGCGCGAATGGCGCTGCCGACATCGAGCGTCGATGCATCGTTGAGCGAATCCTGCGGCGCGATCTTGCCGGTGCTGGCGCACCCGGCAATTGTTAATATCGCTGTAAGAACCGCGGCACACGCAGCGCTTCTGGACACTCGCCCTCGCACGATTCACTCCCGAATTTGAATTAGATGTCAGGAAGTCATTATATTTTTGCAGGGATTGTCGAATAACCCGTAAGGATGCAAAGCATTTTTACGGAGGATGTGATAATCGTTGTTGCCGA from the Caballeronia sp. NK8 genome contains:
- the astD gene encoding succinylglutamate-semialdehyde dehydrogenase; protein product: MEISNQLYIGGDWQAGSGAAFASRNPGTDETVWQGNSASAQDVDRAVSSARRAFASWSALAFDERVAIAKRFAALLNENKEALASAIGRETGKPLWEARTEVASMAAKVDISVQAYHERTGEKRAPMADGVAVLRHRPHGVVAVFGPYNFPGHLPNGHIVPALIAGNTVVFKPSELAPGVAAATLALWIQAGLPAGVLNLVQGEKDTGVALANHRQIDGLFFTGSSDTGTLLHKQFGGRPEIVLALEMGGNNPLVVAPVDDIDAAVHHTIQSAFLSAGQRCTCARRLLVPDDAFGERFMRRFAEVSANIRVGRFDDEPQPYMGAVISARAAARLVDAQARLIEAGAAPVLEMRQRAANLGFVSPAILDVTRARDIPDEEHFGPMVQVTRYKTFDEAIERANDSAYGLSAGLLADDETAWRHFQRTIRAGIVNWNRPTNGASSAAPFGGVGRSGNQRPSAYYAADYCSYPMASVESEQLQMPASVSPGLTF
- the astB gene encoding N-succinylarginine dihydrolase, with protein sequence MQAYEANFDGLVGPTHNYAGLSFGNVASRSNEKSVANPKAAAKQGLRKMKRLADLGFQQGVLPPLERPSIRLLRAVGFSGDDATVIARAAREAPELLAAASSASAMWTANAATVSPSVDTEDGRVHFTPANLAAKLHRAIEHGETRRSLGAIFADEARFRIHHALPGTPALGDEGAANHTRFAREYGEKGVEFFVYGKSEYGQGPQPQRYPARQTLEASRAVARLHGLDGEATVFAQQSPDVIDAGVFHNDVIAVGNRTTLFCHERAFVDQHRVYDELRAKLDAQGTPFSALEVPANEVSVEDAVSSYLFNSQLLSSADGRQLLVVPQECRENARVAAYLDSLGGRDTPIDEVLVFDLRESMKNGGGPACLRLRVVLNDAERAAVNARVWMNDALFTQLDAWIDTHYRDRLAPADLADPKLLAESRAALDELTTILGLGAVYDFQR
- the astE gene encoding succinylglutamate desuccinylase, whose product is MTSSADSSLLDDFLAFTLQGRRPAASTGTAPSGVRWTWQGEGVLLLEPANAPTLSVLVSAGIHGDETAPIEMLSLLIADIASGKAPLAASMLVIVGNIGAMRAGDRYTDDDLNRLFSGRHASLPESREARRAAELEDAALKFFERAALPRWHIDMHTAIRASVFEQFALLPHTGAPLARAMFDWLRDARLQAVLLHREKGNTFTHFTAQHAGALACTLELGKVRPFGQNDLTRFAASDAALRRLIAGEAAAQRAPLRVFTVVAQIDKQSDRFVLNVASDVPNFTPFAAGTELARDGDYCYRVSHDEERIVFPNAKVKPGLRAGLMVIDTTDATLDSLD
- a CDS encoding ABC transporter substrate-binding protein, with the protein product MTVATSVATFNARAADDMKTLRFGVEASYAPFESKSPGGELMGFDIDIGNAVCAKLKMKCVWVENSFDGLIPALQARKFDGINSDMTITEKRKLAIDFTDPIYTIPNQLVAKKGSSIQPTVDGLKGKRVGVLQGSIQETYAKAKWAPAGIDVASYQAQDQIYADLAAGRLDAAFQDAEAASKGFLKQPQGAGFAFAGPAVTDDKLLGAGVGFGVRKNDKALKEALNRALKELKDDGSIDRFAAKYFDVKVVLK
- a CDS encoding HlyD family secretion protein, whose translation is MILRKIIGLVLTIAIFGAALVIGRVLWVHYMDEPWTRDGRVRADVVNVAPDVSGAVVQLPVRDNQFVKKGDLLMEIDPSHYRIAVEQAQANVAARAAELRMRRADAVRRADMDSQVVSKEARENAMQTASTAEAQLQQAQAALDAAKLNLERTKVFSPVDGYVTNLNVFRGDYATTGAAKLAIVDSHSFWVYGYFEETKLPHVRIGDKASIRLMSGGELKGHVESISRGIYDRDNPQSRELLADVNPTFNWVRLAQRVPVRVQIDQVPEGVLLSAGTTCTVVIAPSS
- a CDS encoding DUF1656 domain-containing protein, yielding MLPRNVAILEAYVPTILLLFIAGAMITWVVDRVLSLTGIYRVVWHPALFRASLLVCICGTLGLIAYR
- a CDS encoding FUSC family protein is translated as MSTPATLIERPSLKLALLDWARTDGLAWIYIFKAVLAALLALWIAMRLDMQQPRTAMTTVFVVMQPQSGMVLAKSFYRFCGTMVGLVVMMVFISLFSQQPVLFLSATALWVGVCTAGAARNRNFRSYGFVLAGYTAALIGIPAAQHPEAAYLSALTRVGEVTLGIVCSGAVSALIFPQHAGEQIRTTVRRRFTQFVDYVCRALSGKMERAQIERTNLAFVSDIVGFEAARSVAVFENPESRMRGGRLARLNSEFMSASTRFHALHQLMNRLRENASATTIAALEPFFREVPPLFSVSGEPVRNAADAAHAAAQLHDYKAALPKRVRAARAALETNPDFAQLEFDTAAELLYRFVDDMLAYAQTYASLTSPSHERERWIARYVPKTNMFAAAISGLRGAVVMFILSAFWIETAWPSGGTMVLNAAAVCALASSSPRPTLMSAQMALGTMLASVVGMIVVFGVFPHIDGFAMMCAALAPALLLGAYLSTRRALAGVGIGYCIFFCFLAGPDNLVHYDPTGYMNDALALVLSMIVAAIAFAVLLPTDAPWLRHLLLGDLRREVVSARHGRLTTLTTHFESRTRDLLAQINALPASRPGSQRDALQWLFAVLEFGNAVIDLRREIAALPDASMPWRRSVDATLDAVARLFDRPKQTRFDAALAATERAIADTQAVLATFDAPREERHRLQRIASHLHFIRTALLDHESPFAQFAASASTQQHPSEGAPHAAA
- a CDS encoding efflux transporter outer membrane subunit produces the protein MSRSAACAAVLTAILTIAGCASTGKIAPQDSLNDASTLDVGSAIRAANEDAQWPAQEWWREYRDPQLDAWIARATHGSPTLAMAAARVREAQQQAGVARSELLPHVDGAMSISRKNWPNNDFYGPGPYADTTTWDNTAGLTLSYNLDLWHRDDNTAERALDVAHVRAADARAAQLELETNIVRAYVGFSQSFALLDIAEDTLAQQERIADLARRRLRGGLGTQLEVSQAETPLPEYERQVDVYKEEIQLARHQLAALAGDGPGAGEALTRPALSLATPLPLPSALPAELVGHRPDIVAARWMVAAQARGIDVAKAGFYPNINLAASLTQAFAGGALLSFLTRDASGYSFGPAISLPIFEGGRLRAQLGAASAQYDQAVDHYNATLVAALKDIADQVVRVHSLDTQLEASGRSVAAARKNYDLANQGYKRGLTDYLNVLIAQTQLLKAQDGQARVRAQRLASYATLTSALGGGIDDPANGPEQNALSPSQHIGPFSKTRD